ACGTTATCTGCCAGAAACAGCTTGTTGTGCATGCGATGCTGCAGCCGCGAAAAATCCTGCAGCGCCGACAGCGCACGCAACTTGCCCATGCTGCGCCCCGCCGGCAGCGGATTGAACAGCCGCATCTCCACATTCGGCACAAACGCCAGTTGCAACACCTCCGCATCCTCGCCCTTGGTATGCAGATCATCCAGCAGGATGCGCACCCGCACCCCGCGCGCCGCCGCCTCGCGAATTGCCGCCAGCAGTACGCCGGTCCCCGGATCGTTGTGAATGGCGTAATACTGCAGATCCAGCGTGCGCGTCGCCTGCCGGGTCAGGGCGAGCCGGCTCGAAAAAGCACTGTCAGCAGAATCCAGCAGCAGAAACCCCGTATCGTGCCGGGATCGGGACTGCTTGCGCAAGGCACCAGCCAGCTTGCTCAGCGGAGTCACGGTTCCTGCCGGGAGAGCCTGTGATTCGGTGCGCGGCCCCGGCGGGGGCAGGGTGCCGCATCCAGCCAATACCAGCGCTGCCAGCAGCACCCAGACCCACAGCAGCACGCGCCACAACGGAAGAGGGCGGGTAGCAGTCAATACAGGAGCAGCAGGCGGCATGGCAGAAACAATCAGGCGATGCCGGATATTAGCGCGAGTGTGATGCTTCTTGGGGCAGGCATTCCCGCAGCAGGCAAGGTCCAGCTTGGACAAGGTGCCGGCTGCATCCTGTGTTGCCGATGCTTGCTTCCCTGTATAGCCAAGGCACCAAGCATCATCGCCTAGCATCCGGCATCCGGCATCCGGCATCCGGCATCCGGCATCCGGCATCCGGCAGCAGACTGCCGCCACCTACCGGCAAAAATGCCGGCTGACCTCAACCTCCGGAAGGCTCAGCCATGCGCCGTCCCCAACTGCTCCCATCGCTCCAGCGCCACCATCAGCGCCTCTTCGATCTCGCCATCCCGCTGCTGCAGGGCAATTGCCCGCTGCAGGTTCGAGGCATATAGCGAACCATCGGCCAGCTCCGCGCGAATTCCCGCCTGCTCCGCCTCCAGCGCCTCGATCTGCCCGGGAAGCGCATCCAGTTCCCGCTGCTCCTTGTAGCTCAGCTTGCGTTTGCCTCCGCGACCCTGCGCATCAGCGCCCGAACCCGACCCGGGTGGGCCCGCAGTCCCGGAACCGGCTACGCCCGATCCTGCTGCACCGGCCTTATCAGTCCCAGTTGCGCCCGCAGTCCCAGTTGCGCCCGCGCTGCCTCCAGCCGTAGTAGCGGCTCCGGCCTTCGGCGCAGCGCCAGCCCGGCCAGCCGCCGCCTTCTCCATCGCTGTCGCCCGCTGCGACTGCGTCAGCCAATCCTCCACGCTTCCTTCATACTCGCGCCAGCGCCCATCCCCTTCGCTCACGATGGTGCTCGTCACCACGTTATCCAGAAACGCCCGGTCATGGCTCACCAGAAACACCGTCCCCTCGTAGTTCTGCAATAGCTCTTCCAGCAACTCCAGCGTATCGATATCCAGATCGTTGGTCGGCTCATCCAGCACCAGCACATTCGCCGGCCGGGCAAACAGCCGCGCCAGCAACAAGCGGTTCCGCTCCCCACCGGAAAGACTGCGCACCGGCGAAGCAGCACGAGCCGGACTGAACAGAAAATCCCCCAGATAACTCTTCACATGCTGCTTGCGGCTGCCAATCTCGATCCACTCGCTGCCCGGACTGATGAAATCCTCCAGCGTTGCATTCAGATCCAGCGCCTCTCGCATCTGGTCAAAATACGCCACCTGCAGATTGGCCCCTTGACGCACCGAACCGCTGTCCGGCGCGATCTCGCCCAGAATCAGCTTCAGCAAGGTCGTCTTGCCCGCCCCATTCGGGCCGATCAGCCCCACCTTGTCGCCGCGCAGAATCGTCGCACTGAAATCCCGCACGATCACCCGCTCGCCATAGCGCTTGCTCACCTCGCTCAGTTCTGCCACGATCTTGCCGCTCGGCACCCCGCTGGCAATATCCATGCGCACGCTGCCCAGCGCATCCCGGCGCGCCGCGCGCTCCGCCCGCAGCTTGTGCAAGCGCGCTACCCGGCTCTGGCTGCGCGTACGCCGCGCTTCCACGCCCTTGCGGATCCACACTTCTTCCTGCGCCAGCAGCTTGTCGGCGCGAGCGCTGATCACCGCCTCCTGCGCCAGCTGCTCTTCCTTCTGCTGCTGGTACAGCCCGAAATTCCCCGGATAGCTGCGCAACAGTCCCCGATCCAGCTCCACGATGCGCGTACACACCGCATCCAGAAACGCGCGATCGTGGCTGATCGTCACCACGCTGCCCTTGAAACTCTTGAGCAAATCCTCCAGCCACAGGATCGAATCCACATCCAGATGGTTGGTCGGCTCATCCAGCAACAGCACGTCCGGCCGCGCCACCAGTGCCTGCGCCAGAGCCACCCGCTTGCGCGTCCCGCCAGACAGCGTTCCCACCTGCGCATCGCGCGGCAGATGCAGACGCTGCAGCGTCTCCTCCACCCGCTGCTCCCAGGTCCAGCCATCCAGCGCCTCGATCCGTCCCTGCAGCGCATCCAGCGTATGCGTATCGGTCGTCTGCAGATACTGCTCGCGCAGCGCAATCACCTCCGCCAGACCCGCACTCGCTGCCTCGAAGACAGTATGAGAGGGATCCAGCACCGGCTCCTGCGCCACATACGTCACGCGAATCCCCTGCTGCACCTGCAGCAACCCGTCATCCGCCTGCTCCAGCCCACCGAGAATACGCAACAGCGAAGACTTCCCCGCGCCATTGCGCCCGATCAGTCCCACCCGCTCGCAGTCCTCCAGCGAAAACTCCGCGCCATCCAGCAGCGCCACATGGCCAAACGCCAGGTGCGCATTCAATAAGGTCATCAGTGCCATCCCGGCATTATCAATGCAGGCGTCAACAGGCCAACCGTAGTGTGTTGTCCGACACCCGACACCCGACACCCGACACCCGACACCCGACACCCGACACCCGACACCCGACACCCGACACCCGACACCCGACACCCGACACCCGACACCCGACAGTGTGCCGGGCCACAACCAGTGTTTGTTGCAGATTTGTGACGCCCGCTAGCCACTTCACCAGAAAAACAGCCGGGGGCTGGTGAAAACCCGAACCTCGTGCCATAATTCATTTCTTCGCAGCAACGAGCCGCCACAACGGCAAGTCAAGCGAGCGTCGGGAAGGGTTGAAAAATTCTTCTTGACGGCAGTGAAAACTGTGTTATAGTGGAGGGCTTCGCTGATCGCGGCGAGGTGAGTGGGTCTGGAAGGGCTTGCGGATCATTAAAAACATACAGCCGATAAGCGTGGGTGTTTGCGGAGCCGGACTTTGGTCTGGCGTGTTGTGAAACTGGATTAAAAACTAGTAGTCGCAAGACTGCAAACACTCATAAGAGAAAGAAGAAGTTCTTCTTCAATTTCTTAAGAGTAATTCAAGATCGAACTGAAGAGTTTGATCCTGGCTCAGATTGAACGCTGGCGGCATGCTTTACACATGCAAGTCGAACGGTAACAGGTCTTCGGATGCTGACGAGTGGCGAACGGGTGAGTAATGTATCGGAACGTGCCCAGTAGTGGGGGATAACTACTCGAAAGAGTGGCTAATACCGCATGAGAACTGAGGTTGAAAGCGGGGGACCTTCGGGCCTCGCGCTACTGGAGCGGCCGATATCAGATTAGGTAGTTGGTGGGGTAAAGGCCTACCAAGCCGACGATCTGTAGCTGGTCTGAGAGGACGACCAGCCACACTGGGACTGAGACACGGCCCAGACTCCTACGGGAGGCAGCAGTGGGGAATTTTGGACAATGGACGCAAGTCTGATCCAGCAATGCCGCGTGCAGGACGAAGGCCTTCGGGTTGTAAACTGCTTTTGTACAGAACGAAAGGGCTCTGGTTAATACCTGGGGCAGATGACGGTACTGTAAGAATAAGCACCGGCTAACTACGTGCCAGCAGCCGCGGTAATACGTAGGGTGCGAGCGTTAATCGGAATTACTGGGCGTAAAGCGTGCGCAGGCGGTTTTGTAAGACCGATGTGAAATCCCCGGGCTCAACCTGGGAACTGCATTGGTGACTGCAAGGCTGGAGTGCGGCAGAGGGGGATGGAATTCCGCGTGTAGCAGTGAAATGCGTAGATATGCGGAGGAACACCGATGGCGAAGGCAATCCCCTGGGCCTGCACTGACGCTCATGCACGAAAGCGTGGGGAGCAAACAGGATTAGATACCCTGGTAGTCCACGCCCTAAACGATGTCAACTGGTTGTTGGGTATTTGCTTACTCAGTAACGAAGCTAACGCGTGAAGTTGACCGCCTGGGGAGTACGGCCGCAAGGTTGAAACTCAAAGGAATTGACGGGGACCCGCACAAGCGGTGGATGATGTGGTTTAATTCGATGCAACGCGAAAAACCTTACCCACCTTTGACATGGCAGGAATTCCGAAGAGATTTGGAAGTGCTCGAAAGAGAACCTGCACACAGGTGCTGCATGGCTGTCGTCAGCTCGTGTCGTGAGATGTTGGGTTAAGTCCCGCAACGAGCGCAACCCTTGCCATTAGTTGCTACGAAAGGGCACTCTAATGGGACTGCCGGTGACAAACCGGAGGAAGGTGGGGATGACGTCAAGTCCTCATGGCCCTTATAGGTGGGGCTACACACGTCATACAATGGCCGGTACAAAGGGTAGCCAACCCGCGAGGGGGAGCCAATCCCATAAAGCCGGTCGTAGTCCGGATCGCAGTCTGCAACTCGACTGCGTGAAGTCGGAATCGCTAGTAATCGTGGATCAGCATGTCACGGTGAATACGTTCCCGGGTCTTGTACACACCGCCCGTCACACCATGGGAGC
The DNA window shown above is from Brachymonas denitrificans and carries:
- a CDS encoding ABC-F family ATP-binding cassette domain-containing protein, producing the protein MALMTLLNAHLAFGHVALLDGAEFSLEDCERVGLIGRNGAGKSSLLRILGGLEQADDGLLQVQQGIRVTYVAQEPVLDPSHTVFEAASAGLAEVIALREQYLQTTDTHTLDALQGRIEALDGWTWEQRVEETLQRLHLPRDAQVGTLSGGTRKRVALAQALVARPDVLLLDEPTNHLDVDSILWLEDLLKSFKGSVVTISHDRAFLDAVCTRIVELDRGLLRSYPGNFGLYQQQKEEQLAQEAVISARADKLLAQEEVWIRKGVEARRTRSQSRVARLHKLRAERAARRDALGSVRMDIASGVPSGKIVAELSEVSKRYGERVIVRDFSATILRGDKVGLIGPNGAGKTTLLKLILGEIAPDSGSVRQGANLQVAYFDQMREALDLNATLEDFISPGSEWIEIGSRKQHVKSYLGDFLFSPARAASPVRSLSGGERNRLLLARLFARPANVLVLDEPTNDLDIDTLELLEELLQNYEGTVFLVSHDRAFLDNVVTSTIVSEGDGRWREYEGSVEDWLTQSQRATAMEKAAAGRAGAAPKAGAATTAGGSAGATGTAGATGTDKAGAAGSGVAGSGTAGPPGSGSGADAQGRGGKRKLSYKEQRELDALPGQIEALEAEQAGIRAELADGSLYASNLQRAIALQQRDGEIEEALMVALERWEQLGTAHG